A section of the Pochonia chlamydosporia 170 chromosome 2, whole genome shotgun sequence genome encodes:
- a CDS encoding ATPase, V1 complex, subunit F, eukaryotic (similar to Metarhizium robertsii ARSEF 23 XP_007826591.2) produces the protein MANQADFKNREFLAVIGDEDSVTGLLLAGIGHVTAGADSQKNFLVVDSKTDTAAIESAFDRFTQDRKDVGIVLINQHIADRIRHRIDTYTAAFPTVLEIPSKDHPYDPEKDSVLRRVRRLFGE, from the exons ATGGCCAACCAAGCAGATTTCAAGAACCGGGAGTTCCTCGCCGTCATCGGCGATGAG GACTCGGTGACGGGCTTGCTACTAGCAGGTATCGGC CACGTCACAGCTGGCGCCGATTCCCAAAAGAACTTCCTGGTCGTGGATAGCAAAACCGACACTGCTGCCATCGAATCCGCCTTTGACCGGTTTACGCAGGATCGAAAGGACGTGGGTATCGTCTTGATAAACCAACAC ATTGCGGACCGGATACGGCACCGAATTGATACATATACCGCCGCTTTCCCTACCGTCCTGGAAATTCCGAGCAAGGACCATCCATACGATCCAGAGAAAGATAGTGTACTGAGACGGGTTCGTCGCCTGTTTGGCGAGTAG